The following are from one region of the Lacinutrix sp. Bg11-31 genome:
- the menA gene encoding 1,4-dihydroxy-2-naphthoate octaprenyltransferase translates to MKNISIWLSAIRLRTLPLSISGIIVAGCLAEYNGVFNWQVFLLAIAATISYQVLSNLANDYGDAEKGTDNEDRIGPERAIQSGSISPDEMLHAIRMNILICIGLTIGLIYSAFGSKHLLLALLFFGIAAFAVRSAIKYTMGNTAYGYRGLGDVYVFLFFGIISVVGCYVLFAKQFDHVTVLPAIALGLLSAGVLNLNNMRDIETDLKSNKITTAVKLGREKAKNYHNFLVIGAILTTFLFGVLYYVSPFNLIFFLAYIPLILHLKRVNAITNLTDFDPELKKLALSTVLLAVLLGIGHLF, encoded by the coding sequence ATGAAAAATATTTCAATATGGCTCTCTGCTATAAGATTACGAACACTACCACTTTCTATTTCGGGAATTATTGTTGCAGGTTGTTTAGCAGAGTATAACGGTGTTTTTAATTGGCAAGTGTTCCTTTTAGCAATTGCAGCAACTATTAGTTATCAAGTGTTATCTAATTTGGCTAACGATTATGGTGATGCTGAAAAAGGAACAGATAACGAAGATAGAATAGGACCAGAGCGTGCCATCCAAAGTGGTAGTATTTCTCCAGACGAGATGCTTCATGCTATTAGAATGAATATTCTAATTTGTATTGGGCTAACTATTGGTTTAATCTATTCTGCTTTTGGGTCTAAACATTTATTGTTAGCGCTTCTGTTTTTTGGAATTGCAGCATTTGCTGTAAGATCTGCTATAAAATACACAATGGGAAACACAGCATATGGTTATAGAGGTTTAGGTGATGTTTATGTGTTTTTATTCTTTGGAATTATAAGTGTTGTAGGTTGTTATGTCTTGTTTGCAAAACAATTTGATCATGTAACCGTTTTACCAGCTATTGCTCTTGGTTTACTTAGTGCAGGCGTTTTAAATCTCAATAATATGAGAGATATAGAGACCGATTTAAAAAGTAATAAAATAACAACAGCAGTAAAATTAGGGAGAGAAAAGGCGAAAAATTATCATAATTTTTTAGTTATTGGAGCAATATTAACAACGTTTCTATTTGGGGTTTTATACTACGTTTCTCCATTTAATTTAATATTTTTTCTAGCTTATATACCTTTAATATTGCATTTAAAACGTGTAAATGCCATTACAAATTTGACAGATTTTGATCCTGAATTAAAAAAACTAGCTTTATCTACAGTTCTTTTAGCTGTACTTTTAGGTATTGGACATTTGTTTTAA
- a CDS encoding DUF2853 family protein has translation MSKRDDLIAKYAADLKDKIGEAPDMDFLTKVTIGCGPSIYNKDAATVSGSDDKELATVKNNFLIKKLGLADSADLDKAIASVIEKYGKSNRNKYRAVVYYLLARHFKKESVYK, from the coding sequence ATGAGTAAAAGAGATGATCTAATAGCAAAATACGCGGCAGATTTAAAAGATAAGATAGGTGAAGCTCCAGACATGGATTTTTTAACTAAAGTAACAATTGGTTGCGGACCATCTATTTACAATAAAGATGCGGCAACGGTTTCTGGTTCAGATGATAAAGAATTAGCTACAGTTAAAAATAATTTTTTAATTAAAAAATTAGGCTTAGCAGATAGTGCAGACTTAGATAAAGCTATAGCTTCTGTAATTGAGAAATATGGTAAATCTAACAGAAATAAATACAGAGCAGTTGTTTATTATTTATTAGCGAGACACTTTAAAAAAGAGTCTGTTTACAAATAG
- a CDS encoding o-succinylbenzoate synthase, with protein sequence MKAIYKKHILNFKQPSGTSRGVLKTKETWFIILSSEEKSGVGECGILRGLSIDDREDYEAQLKYTCENIEKGLAILLAKNIEFPSIQIGLEMAFLSFEADNNFELFPSKFTKGEASIAINGLIWMGTEAFMKQQIQDKIETGFKCIKLKIGAIDFKTELNLLKGIRRHFRESDIELRVDANGAFSPDTALEKLKQLSDFNLHSIEQPIRQHQFEAMASLCEKSPLAIALDEELIGVFSTENKIELLQTIKPQYIILKPSFIGGFAGTDEWIALAKKQNINWWITSALESNIGLSAIAQYTYLKNNKMPQGLGTGSLFTNNFQSPLQVENGTLQYNNNNNNNWNFNL encoded by the coding sequence ATGAAAGCAATCTACAAAAAACACATTCTTAATTTTAAACAACCAAGTGGTACATCTCGTGGTGTTTTAAAAACGAAAGAAACGTGGTTTATTATTTTATCTTCGGAAGAAAAAAGCGGTGTTGGAGAATGTGGAATTCTTCGTGGTTTGTCTATAGATGATCGAGAAGATTACGAAGCACAACTTAAATACACTTGTGAGAATATAGAAAAAGGTTTGGCTATTCTTTTAGCTAAAAATATTGAGTTTCCTAGTATTCAAATAGGATTAGAAATGGCTTTTCTGTCTTTTGAAGCAGATAACAATTTCGAGTTATTTCCATCTAAATTTACTAAAGGAGAAGCATCAATTGCTATAAATGGCTTAATTTGGATGGGAACTGAAGCCTTTATGAAACAGCAAATTCAAGATAAAATTGAAACAGGTTTTAAATGTATTAAATTAAAAATTGGAGCCATAGATTTTAAAACAGAATTAAATTTATTAAAAGGTATTAGAAGGCATTTCCGCGAAAGCGATATAGAACTACGTGTCGATGCTAATGGCGCATTTAGTCCAGATACTGCTTTAGAAAAACTGAAGCAATTAAGCGATTTTAATCTACATTCTATAGAGCAGCCAATTAGGCAACATCAATTTGAAGCTATGGCTAGTTTGTGCGAGAAATCACCATTGGCAATTGCTTTAGACGAAGAATTAATAGGTGTTTTTTCAACAGAAAATAAAATTGAACTACTACAAACCATAAAACCGCAATACATAATATTAAAACCCAGTTTTATTGGTGGTTTTGCAGGAACAGATGAGTGGATTGCTTTAGCCAAAAAGCAAAATATTAATTGGTGGATTACAAGTGCTTTAGAAAGTAATATTGGACTAAGTGCTATTGCACAATACACGTATTTAAAAAATAATAAAATGCCTCAAGGTTTAGGTACTGGAAGTTTGTTTACAAACAACTTTCAATCGCCTTTACAAGTAGAAAATGGTACATTGCAGTACAATAATAATAATAATAATAATTGGAACTTTAATTTATAG
- a CDS encoding S1 RNA-binding domain-containing protein — translation MINIGEYNTLEILRETEPGMFLGDTDGNEVLLPNRYVEDVFKVGDDVEVFIYLDNDERLVAVTDEPHITKGDFAVLRCNAVNDYGAFLDWGMVKELFCPFKEQAFPMKKGGWYLVHCYLDEKSERLVATSKTNRFLDNEELTVAEFEEVNLIVSHPSDFGMNVIVNKQHTGLIYKDSIFQELSIGDRLKGIIKKIRPGNKLDIALGQVGFRNIEPNAKKILEILEDNSGYLPLHDKSSPEAIKDTLEMSKKNFKKAIGTLYKQKQITIETDGIRLV, via the coding sequence ATGATAAATATAGGAGAATATAATACTTTAGAAATACTTAGAGAAACCGAACCAGGTATGTTTCTAGGAGATACAGATGGTAACGAGGTTTTATTACCAAACCGTTATGTTGAAGACGTTTTTAAAGTTGGTGATGATGTAGAGGTATTTATATACTTAGATAACGATGAACGTTTAGTTGCAGTAACAGATGAGCCACATATTACAAAAGGTGATTTTGCTGTTTTACGTTGTAATGCAGTAAACGATTATGGTGCTTTTCTTGATTGGGGAATGGTGAAAGAATTATTTTGCCCGTTTAAAGAGCAAGCCTTTCCAATGAAAAAAGGAGGTTGGTATTTAGTACATTGTTATTTAGACGAAAAAAGCGAAAGACTTGTAGCTACAAGTAAAACGAATAGGTTTCTAGATAATGAAGAACTAACAGTCGCTGAATTTGAAGAAGTAAATTTAATAGTGTCGCACCCAAGTGATTTTGGAATGAATGTTATTGTAAACAAACAACATACAGGATTAATTTATAAAGACAGTATCTTTCAAGAATTAAGTATTGGAGATCGTTTAAAAGGGATTATTAAAAAAATAAGACCAGGAAATAAATTAGATATAGCTTTAGGGCAAGTTGGTTTTAGAAACATAGAACCTAATGCAAAGAAGATTCTAGAAATTCTTGAAGATAACTCTGGATATTTACCACTACACGACAAATCTTCACCAGAAGCAATTAAAGATACTTTAGAAATGAGTAAGAAGAACTTTAAAAAAGCGATTGGTACACTTTATAAGCAGAAACAAATTACTATTGAAACAGACGGTATTCGTTTAGTTTAA
- a CDS encoding 1,4-dihydroxy-2-naphthoyl-CoA synthase, translating into MSEVKWVKVKDFEDITYNKCNGVARIAFNRPNVRNAFRPKTTKELYDAFYDAQEDTSIGVVLLSAEGPSTKDGIYSFCSGGDQKARGHQGYVGEDGYHRLNILEVQRLIRFMPKAVIAVVPGWAVGGGHSLHVVCDLTLASKEHAIFKQTDADVTSFDGGYGSAYLAKMVGQKKAREIFFLGRSYSAQEAYDMGMVNAVIPHEELEATAYQWAQEILEKSPTSIRMLKFAMNLTDDGMVGQQVFAGEATRLAYMTDEAKEGRDAFLEKRKPNFPKQWIP; encoded by the coding sequence ATGAGCGAGGTAAAATGGGTTAAAGTCAAGGATTTTGAAGATATTACCTATAATAAATGTAATGGAGTTGCTAGAATAGCATTTAACAGACCAAACGTTAGAAACGCGTTTAGACCTAAAACAACAAAAGAACTTTACGATGCTTTTTATGATGCGCAAGAAGACACTTCTATTGGAGTTGTCTTATTGTCTGCCGAAGGTCCATCGACTAAAGATGGTATCTATTCATTTTGTTCTGGAGGAGACCAGAAAGCTAGAGGTCATCAAGGATATGTAGGAGAAGATGGTTACCACAGATTAAATATTTTAGAAGTACAGCGTTTAATTCGTTTTATGCCTAAAGCAGTTATTGCAGTTGTTCCAGGTTGGGCAGTTGGTGGTGGTCACAGTTTACATGTGGTTTGCGATTTAACTTTAGCCAGTAAAGAACACGCTATTTTTAAGCAAACAGATGCAGACGTTACTAGTTTTGATGGTGGTTATGGATCTGCATATTTAGCTAAAATGGTAGGACAAAAAAAGGCCAGAGAGATATTTTTTCTAGGGCGTAGTTACTCTGCTCAAGAAGCTTATGATATGGGAATGGTAAATGCCGTAATTCCTCATGAAGAATTGGAAGCTACAGCTTACCAATGGGCTCAAGAAATACTAGAAAAATCGCCAACGTCTATAAGAATGCTTAAATTTGCAATGAATTTAACAGACGATGGTATGGTTGGACAACAAGTGTTTGCAGGTGAAGCAACACGTTTGGCATACATGACAGACGAAGCAAAAGAAGGTCGTGATGCCTTTTTAGAAAAAAGAAAACCTAACTTCCCAAAGCAGTGGATACCTTAA
- a CDS encoding sterol desaturase family protein, which yields MSTFPNLILFAIPFFAASIFLEVYVVFKQHKTYDYKDALTSISMGIGNVLLTFISKVIVLFCFLYIYNNFRLFTIPMAWWSFVLLLFADDFCYYWFHRISHECRLFWASHVVHHSSEKYNLSTALRQTWSGGFYTFIFWLVLPLLGFHPGMIILQMSVSLIYQFWIHTEIINKLPKWIEAVFNTPSHHRAHHGSNVIYLDRNYAGIFIIWDRLFGTFQAELDTEKVKYGLIENINTHNPIKIAFHEWVAMLKDMSKKKVSFINRVKYLIKPPGWKHDGSGVNSNDLKKEWLKKKS from the coding sequence ATGAGTACGTTTCCAAATCTAATTTTATTTGCTATTCCGTTTTTTGCGGCTTCAATTTTTTTAGAAGTTTATGTTGTTTTCAAGCAGCATAAAACCTATGATTATAAAGATGCATTAACTTCAATTTCCATGGGAATTGGTAATGTTCTACTCACTTTTATTAGTAAAGTGATAGTGCTTTTTTGCTTTTTATATATTTATAATAATTTTAGACTATTTACAATTCCAATGGCTTGGTGGAGCTTTGTTTTATTACTCTTTGCAGACGATTTTTGCTATTATTGGTTTCATAGAATATCTCACGAATGTAGACTGTTTTGGGCTTCGCATGTGGTGCATCATTCTTCAGAAAAATATAATTTAAGTACAGCTTTAAGACAAACTTGGTCTGGTGGATTTTACACTTTTATCTTTTGGTTAGTTTTACCTCTATTAGGTTTTCATCCTGGAATGATTATTTTACAAATGTCTGTTAGCTTAATTTATCAATTTTGGATACATACAGAAATCATAAATAAATTACCAAAATGGATCGAGGCTGTGTTTAACACGCCTTCACATCATCGTGCTCACCATGGAAGTAATGTTATTTATCTAGATAGAAATTATGCTGGAATCTTTATAATTTGGGATCGATTATTTGGCACTTTTCAAGCTGAACTAGATACCGAAAAAGTAAAATATGGCTTGATTGAAAATATAAACACACATAACCCTATTAAAATTGCCTTTCATGAATGGGTAGCAATGTTAAAAGACATGTCTAAGAAAAAAGTATCTTTTATTAACCGAGTAAAATATCTTATAAAACCTCCAGGTTGGAAACATGATGGTAGTGGTGTTAATTCTAACGATTTAAAAAAAGAATGGCTTAAAAAAAAGTCTTAA